A window from Gallus gallus isolate bGalGal1 chromosome 5, bGalGal1.mat.broiler.GRCg7b, whole genome shotgun sequence encodes these proteins:
- the CFL2 gene encoding cofilin-2 — MASGVTVNDEVIKVFNDMKVRKSSTPEEIKKRKKAVLFCLSDDKKQIIVEEAKQILVGDIGDTVEDPYTAFVKLLPLNDCRYALYDATYETKESKKEDLVFIFWAPESAPLKSKMIYASSKDAIKKKFTGIKHEWQVNGLDDIKDRSTLGEKLGGNVVVSLEGKPL; from the exons ATG GCTTCTGGAGTAACAGTGAATGATGAAGTCATAAAGGTTTTTAATGACATGAAAGTAAGAAAATCTTCAACCccagaagagattaaaaaaagaaagaaagccgTTCTCTTCTGCTTAAGCGatgacaaaaagcaaataatcGTAGAGGAGGCGAAGCAGATACTGGTCGGTGACATCGGAGATACCGTGGAGGACCCCTATACGGCCTTTGTGAAGTTGCTACCGTTGAACGATTGCCGATACGCTTTGTACGATGCCACGTATGAGACAAAGGAATCTAAGAAGGAAGACCTGGTATTTATATTCTG gGCTCCTGAAAGCGCACCTTTAAAAAGCAAGATGATCTACGCAAGCTCTAAAGAtgccattaaaaagaaatttacaG GTATTAAACATGAGTGGCAAGTAAATGGTTTGGATGATATTAAGGACCGTTCAACACTCGGAGAGAAACTGGGAGGCAACGTGGTAGTTTCACTTGAAGGAAAACCCTTATAA
- the CFL2 gene encoding cofilin-2 isoform X1, with product MKVRKSSTPEEIKKRKKAVLFCLSDDKKQIIVEEAKQILVGDIGDTVEDPYTAFVKLLPLNDCRYALYDATYETKESKKEDLVFIFWAPESAPLKSKMIYASSKDAIKKKFTGIKHEWQVNGLDDIKDRSTLGEKLGGNVVVSLEGKPL from the exons ATGAAAGTAAGAAAATCTTCAACCccagaagagattaaaaaaagaaagaaagccgTTCTCTTCTGCTTAAGCGatgacaaaaagcaaataatcGTAGAGGAGGCGAAGCAGATACTGGTCGGTGACATCGGAGATACCGTGGAGGACCCCTATACGGCCTTTGTGAAGTTGCTACCGTTGAACGATTGCCGATACGCTTTGTACGATGCCACGTATGAGACAAAGGAATCTAAGAAGGAAGACCTGGTATTTATATTCTG gGCTCCTGAAAGCGCACCTTTAAAAAGCAAGATGATCTACGCAAGCTCTAAAGAtgccattaaaaagaaatttacaG GTATTAAACATGAGTGGCAAGTAAATGGTTTGGATGATATTAAGGACCGTTCAACACTCGGAGAGAAACTGGGAGGCAACGTGGTAGTTTCACTTGAAGGAAAACCCTTATAA